Sequence from the Clostridium botulinum genome:
TTACTACAAATGGAACATTAATAAATAATGTTAAGGACATATTGATTAAATCACCAGCACTACGACAAGTAAATATTTCACTTCATAGTTTTGAAGCTAACAATAAGGAAATAAAATTTGAAGAGTATATAGAAAATATAATAACCTTTTGTGAAGAAGCTACAGAAAAAAGCAATATAATTTGTTCATTAAGATTATGGAATTTAGATACAAGATATAAAGCAAGTAATAATATGAATATAGATATATATGATATTCTTGAAGAAAGATTTAATTTAGACTATAACTTAAAAGATATACTAAGAGAAAAAAATAGTGCTAAACTTTCTAAAAATATATATTTAAGTATGGGGGAAAAATTTAAATGGCCATCAATTAATAGTGAAGTGTTAGGGGAAAGAGCTTTTTGTTATGGATTAAGAGATCAAATAGGTAT
This genomic interval carries:
- a CDS encoding radical SAM/SPASM domain-containing protein → MRKFKRVYIEITNICNLECDFCPKTSRKLKFMDEGSFEHILKSVKPYSDYVYFHLMGEPFLNSNLKKFLALSEKYEVKANITTNGTLINNVKDILIKSPALRQVNISLHSFEANNKEIKFEEYIENIITFCEEATEKSNIICSLRLWNLDTRYKASNNMNIDIYDILEERFNLDYNLKDILREKNSAKLSKNIYLSMGEKFKWPSINSEVLGERAFCYGLRDQIGILVDGTVVPCCLDSEGNIPLGNIFESDLEEILNSKRAKDMYDGFSRRIAVEELCKKCGFINRVR